A stretch of the Candidatus Micrarchaeota archaeon genome encodes the following:
- the yjjX gene encoding inosine/xanthosine triphosphatase, with amino-acid sequence MNINIASRNPVKVNAVKETIKDYELLRGARVRSMDVGSGVSEQPRSIEDTVQGAVNRATKSFKDCKYSIGIESGLMSVPQTKTGSMDFCACAIYDGSRHHIGLSCAFELPTAITKMVHELNMDVGEASVRSGLTQKLGIGSSEGTIGILTKERVTRKDQTVQAIRMALIHLENPGLY; translated from the coding sequence ATGAACATAAACATAGCTTCAAGGAATCCTGTGAAGGTCAACGCAGTAAAAGAGACAATCAAGGATTACGAATTGCTTAGGGGCGCCAGGGTGCGCAGCATGGATGTCGGCTCAGGCGTCTCGGAGCAGCCAAGGTCCATTGAAGACACTGTACAAGGTGCAGTAAACAGGGCTACGAAATCCTTCAAGGACTGCAAGTACAGCATAGGCATAGAATCGGGGCTCATGAGCGTTCCCCAGACAAAGACCGGCAGCATGGATTTCTGCGCCTGTGCCATATACGACGGCAGCAGGCATCACATAGGGCTTTCATGCGCATTCGAGCTTCCGACTGCGATTACCAAAATGGTGCACGAGCTGAACATGGACGTGGGCGAGGCGTCTGTCAGGAGCGGCCTCACCCAAAAGCTCGGGATAGGCTCATCAGAGGGCACTATAGGCATCCTGACAAAGGAGAGGGTCACAAGGAAGGACCAAACCGTTCAGGCGATACGTATGGCACTGATACACCTGGAAAATCCAGGGCTTTACTGA
- a CDS encoding helix-turn-helix domain-containing protein codes for MDETREKIAGEITLSESPGSAMKKWREFFGITQIDLAKHIKVSTSTISDYESNRRLSPGVGVIKRFVDALFTIDESRGGSVSSSLSKFSTKKDDDDKFYKIHDFASPVNAADFNRIIEGRIVANPGYIDSINLFGYTRLDSLRVILEMSPAEYPKLFGSTTERVFMFEHVSTGRSPLVVIRVAPIKPRVVVIHGVTTIDKLAVKIAQVEKIPLLVTKLDIDKLYERLDRI; via the coding sequence ATGGACGAAACAAGGGAGAAGATTGCCGGCGAGATAACGCTGTCCGAAAGCCCGGGCAGCGCGATGAAGAAGTGGCGCGAGTTCTTCGGCATAACGCAGATAGACCTCGCCAAGCACATAAAGGTATCCACGTCCACGATAAGCGACTACGAGAGCAACAGGAGGCTCAGCCCTGGCGTGGGGGTCATAAAGAGGTTCGTTGATGCGCTCTTCACGATAGACGAATCAAGGGGAGGCAGCGTGAGCAGCAGCCTGAGCAAGTTCTCCACGAAGAAGGACGACGATGACAAGTTCTACAAGATACACGACTTCGCCTCGCCAGTAAACGCCGCGGATTTCAACAGGATAATAGAGGGCAGGATAGTCGCGAACCCGGGATACATAGACTCGATAAACCTCTTCGGATACACTAGGCTTGACAGCCTGCGCGTGATACTGGAGATGTCACCTGCTGAATACCCGAAGCTGTTCGGATCCACTACTGAAAGGGTATTCATGTTCGAGCACGTATCCACGGGAAGGTCGCCGCTAGTGGTGATAAGGGTCGCGCCGATAAAGCCGAGGGTTGTTGTCATACACGGGGTAACGACAATAGACAAGCTCGCTGTTAAGATAGCCCAGGTTGAGAAGATACCGCTGCTCGTCACGAAGCTTGACATAGACAAGCTTTACGAAAGGCTCGACAGGATATGA
- a CDS encoding GNAT family N-acetyltransferase encodes MRISASGFRVHLETLSIGDAKGIVESANDAEVAASTPGMPYPYSMEQAMQFIGFARQTYIAREEFHMGIQMGNGGVVGLCALANIDRQNLRAELGYFVGTAHRGKGYGKEALRLMLGFGFGTLGLNRIYAKVLTDNLRSASLLDSLGFRNEGRNREDVLSLGRFLDDYTFGILRKEYSDSAPVVVTDY; translated from the coding sequence ATGAGGATATCCGCAAGCGGCTTCAGGGTGCATCTTGAAACGCTAAGCATAGGGGACGCGAAGGGCATAGTGGAGAGCGCGAACGATGCGGAAGTAGCAGCGAGCACCCCTGGAATGCCATATCCGTACAGCATGGAGCAGGCAATGCAGTTCATAGGCTTCGCAAGGCAGACGTACATCGCAAGGGAGGAATTCCACATGGGCATACAGATGGGCAACGGAGGAGTAGTAGGGCTCTGCGCGCTTGCAAACATTGACAGGCAGAACCTCAGGGCTGAGCTCGGGTATTTCGTGGGCACGGCGCACCGCGGCAAGGGCTACGGGAAAGAGGCGTTGAGGCTCATGCTCGGGTTCGGGTTCGGTACCCTCGGGCTGAACCGCATATACGCAAAGGTGCTCACAGACAACCTGCGCTCCGCAAGCCTGCTGGATTCGCTAGGGTTCAGGAACGAGGGCAGGAACAGGGAGGATGTGCTGAGCCTTGGCAGGTTTCTTGACGATTACACGTTCGGGATATTGAGAAAGGAGTATTCGGACAGCGCGCCTGTTGTCGTTACAGATTACTGA
- a CDS encoding AAA family ATPase → MPSKLASGVIVASKPKPMETGIDGLDNILVGGIPEKSQILLMGGPGTGKTLMGFEVLYNWARKGRPCAFIALDERPDDILENVRNTFTGMDDIHELIEKRLLVIGGYESALKIATNAEDESSYSMGNLMSEIEGIIKSINAEIVVVDSLSFLKLMLGKSLLYNKSISSLVSNLRRLETTSILTLSIPYYDRKKLKFGQELVLFDGVMVLYKGTGTDDGKLTMEIVKMRGNRSDALFSGYSITSSGIKFK, encoded by the coding sequence ATGCCCAGCAAGCTGGCATCGGGTGTCATCGTGGCGAGCAAACCAAAGCCTATGGAAACTGGGATAGACGGCCTTGACAACATACTAGTAGGGGGTATCCCCGAAAAGAGCCAGATCCTGCTCATGGGCGGGCCCGGCACAGGCAAGACCCTGATGGGGTTCGAGGTGCTGTACAACTGGGCCAGGAAGGGAAGGCCGTGCGCGTTCATAGCTCTTGACGAGCGCCCGGACGACATACTCGAGAACGTCAGGAACACCTTTACTGGAATGGATGACATACACGAGCTGATAGAGAAGCGCCTGCTTGTCATAGGCGGGTACGAATCCGCGCTCAAGATAGCCACGAACGCTGAGGACGAAAGCAGCTACTCCATGGGCAACCTGATGTCCGAGATCGAGGGGATAATAAAATCCATAAACGCCGAAATAGTCGTGGTGGATTCGCTCTCCTTCCTGAAGCTCATGCTCGGCAAGTCCCTCCTGTACAACAAGTCCATTTCCTCACTCGTGTCTAACCTGCGCAGGCTGGAAACCACCTCGATACTTACATTGAGCATACCGTACTACGACAGGAAGAAGCTGAAGTTCGGGCAGGAGCTGGTGCTGTTTGATGGCGTGATGGTATTGTACAAAGGCACGGGCACGGATGATGGAAAGCTCACGATGGAAATTGTAAAGATGCGCGGCAACAGGAGCGACGCCCTTTTCTCAGGCTACTCCATAACCAGCTCCGGCATAAAGTTCAAGTGA
- a CDS encoding alpha/beta hydrolase, whose amino-acid sequence MDYESDFEDGFENTSLGAMHYRYHPGTAEKLIFLHGLGYSVKTWSRLVEYLPDDLDVSLVDLLGHGESDAPEIEYTISAQFQALREFISMRNNGDSYIFGHSYGGWVAAYYASQPYTCKGIILEDSAGLKESFDLIIRNGGASEYKKTMLQSALKVNNNKDYVFRSILDSDFGEDQLTSEVLSKISARTEIIWGREDDMVGVRFAETFRKGIRNSSLDIIDNAGHSPHFTHPKEVSDILLRFMRVKE is encoded by the coding sequence ATGGACTATGAGAGCGATTTCGAAGACGGCTTCGAAAATACTTCGTTGGGGGCCATGCATTACAGGTACCATCCCGGAACTGCGGAAAAGCTGATATTCCTCCACGGGCTGGGCTACAGCGTAAAGACGTGGTCCAGGCTTGTGGAATATCTGCCTGACGACCTTGACGTGTCGCTCGTGGACCTGCTGGGTCATGGCGAATCCGATGCGCCTGAAATAGAATATACAATAAGCGCCCAATTCCAGGCCCTGAGGGAATTCATCTCCATGAGGAACAACGGCGACAGCTACATATTCGGGCATTCGTACGGCGGCTGGGTCGCCGCATATTACGCGTCGCAGCCATACACCTGCAAGGGCATAATACTGGAGGATTCTGCGGGCCTCAAGGAATCTTTTGACCTGATAATCAGGAACGGCGGCGCATCGGAATACAAGAAGACAATGCTGCAATCCGCGCTAAAAGTTAACAACAACAAGGATTACGTCTTCAGGAGCATACTTGATTCGGATTTTGGCGAGGACCAATTGACCTCGGAAGTGCTCTCGAAGATATCCGCAAGGACGGAGATAATATGGGGAAGGGAAGACGATATGGTGGGCGTAAGGTTTGCCGAAACCTTCAGGAAAGGCATAAGGAACAGTTCGCTTGACATAATAGACAATGCTGGTCACAGCCCGCATTTCACTCATCCGAAAGAGGTGTCAGACATACTGCTCAGGTTCATGCGCGTCAAGGAATAG